A genomic window from Erythrobacter sp. BLCC-B19 includes:
- a CDS encoding response regulator, whose protein sequence is MSHPAEPAAPTVRLPRIAIIEDDPMVRQYFVRILSDNQGFDIVGIAPDLATGRALIPLKPDLFLMDIGLPDGSGYDLVPEIKAGSAAKALIISAFGDRDTVVRALAAGADGYLLKDSTPAQVLDGIAITLDGGAPVSPAAAVYLIELLREGPRPTPAAPLAEDTRLTPREIDLLQAFAAGHSYKEAARILGISPHTVGNHVKSIYRKLEVSSRSEALRAAGMKPGR, encoded by the coding sequence ATGTCACACCCTGCTGAACCTGCTGCCCCCACCGTCCGGCTCCCGCGCATCGCGATCATCGAGGACGATCCGATGGTGCGGCAATATTTCGTCCGCATCCTGTCGGACAATCAGGGCTTCGACATTGTCGGCATCGCCCCTGACCTCGCCACCGGCCGCGCGCTGATCCCGCTCAAGCCCGATCTGTTCCTGATGGATATCGGCCTGCCCGACGGCAGCGGCTATGATCTGGTGCCCGAGATCAAGGCCGGATCGGCGGCCAAGGCGCTGATCATCAGCGCCTTCGGAGATCGCGACACGGTGGTGCGCGCGCTTGCGGCGGGGGCGGATGGCTATCTGCTCAAGGACAGCACCCCGGCGCAGGTGCTCGATGGCATCGCGATCACGCTCGATGGCGGCGCGCCGGTCAGCCCGGCAGCAGCGGTCTATCTGATCGAGCTGCTGCGCGAGGGGCCGCGGCCCACGCCAGCCGCGCCGCTCGCCGAGGACACCCGCCTGACCCCGCGCGAGATCGATCTGTTGCAGGCCTTCGCCGCCGGGCACAGTTACAAGGAGGCGGCGCGCATCCTCGGCATATCGCCGCACACGGTCGGCAATCACGTCAAGTCGATCTACCGCAAGCTCGAAGTCTCCTCGCGCAGCGAGGCGCTGCGGGCCGCGGGGATGAAGCCCGGGCGTTAA
- a CDS encoding flagellar motor protein MotB, whose translation MAEADPKKLAIPAPIIVKKITVVEGGHHGGAWKVAYADFVTAMMAFFLLLWLLGATEEKQRKGIADYFTPTLVKLRQNSAGSNGLLGGSSLTDPDNYPNQQGQTGTRSITIPRGVTGGPSEAGGRGEMESKKLKELQDKIEQKLVQRRQLRHLARQVRVMRAPEGIRIDLMDNADFSMFELGTTILTKEARGLLEVMAETLKDESAPLILRGHTDSLPWRGGVSANNWSLSTGRAEATRQALVLGGVAQKRFARIEGVADTEPLVAEDPADPRNRRISMLLLEGRGAASAGPVAAASPAPAAKR comes from the coding sequence GTGGCCGAGGCCGATCCCAAGAAGCTCGCCATCCCCGCGCCGATCATCGTCAAGAAGATCACGGTGGTCGAAGGCGGCCACCATGGCGGGGCGTGGAAGGTCGCCTATGCCGATTTCGTCACCGCGATGATGGCGTTCTTCCTGCTGCTGTGGCTGCTCGGGGCGACCGAGGAAAAGCAGCGCAAGGGGATCGCGGATTACTTCACCCCCACGCTGGTCAAGCTGCGCCAGAACAGCGCCGGGTCGAACGGCCTGTTGGGCGGATCTTCGCTGACCGATCCCGACAATTACCCCAACCAGCAGGGCCAGACCGGCACGCGTTCGATCACCATTCCCCGCGGCGTCACTGGCGGGCCTTCGGAGGCGGGCGGGCGCGGGGAAATGGAATCGAAGAAGCTCAAGGAGCTGCAGGACAAGATCGAGCAGAAGCTCGTCCAGCGCCGCCAGCTGCGGCATCTGGCGCGGCAGGTCAGGGTGATGCGCGCGCCCGAGGGCATCCGCATCGACCTGATGGACAATGCCGATTTCTCGATGTTCGAACTGGGCACGACGATCCTCACCAAGGAAGCGCGCGGGTTGCTGGAGGTGATGGCCGAGACGCTGAAGGACGAAAGCGCCCCGCTGATTCTGCGCGGCCACACCGATTCGCTGCCGTGGCGCGGCGGGGTGAGCGCGAACAACTGGTCGCTCTCCACCGGGCGGGCCGAGGCGACGCGGCAGGCGCTGGTGCTGGGCGGCGTGGCGCAGAAGCGCTTTGCCCGGATCGAGGGCGTCGCCGATACCGAGCCGCTGGTGGCAGAGGATCCCGCCGATCCGCGCAACCGGCGCATCTCGATGCTGCTGCTGGAGGGGCGCGGTGCGGCCTCGGCCGGCCCGGTGGCCGCGGCGTCGCCTGCGCCCGCAGCCAAGCGTTAA
- the motA gene encoding flagellar motor stator protein MotA has product MFVAIGIVVLLVMVFGGFLLAGGAIGPVLAALPFEFMMIGGAAVGATVIGNSMHEIKLLGSAMGRIFKGPKYTDQDHIDAIALTSKLMKLLRSEGAVALESHVTEPANSTIFSEYPKLQADPVVTAMICDPLTLMVVSSGTLDTHAVEDIIDSSIKTQLHEMDEPQHMIQSLADALPALGIVAAVLGIIKTMGAINEPPEILGKMIGSALVGTFLGVLLAYGFAGPLGARLKQINVHDQQIFHSIKQVIVASLHGYPQPLVLEAARSGLPPAHRPKLTDLLDMMRGR; this is encoded by the coding sequence GTGTTCGTAGCCATTGGCATAGTCGTGCTGCTCGTCATGGTGTTCGGCGGGTTCCTGCTCGCCGGCGGTGCCATCGGACCGGTGCTGGCGGCGCTGCCGTTCGAATTCATGATGATCGGCGGCGCGGCGGTGGGCGCGACGGTGATCGGCAACTCGATGCACGAGATCAAGCTGCTCGGCAGTGCGATGGGCCGTATCTTCAAGGGGCCGAAATACACCGATCAGGATCACATCGACGCGATCGCGCTGACATCCAAGCTGATGAAGCTGCTGCGCTCGGAAGGCGCGGTGGCGCTGGAAAGCCATGTCACCGAACCCGCCAATTCGACGATCTTTTCCGAATATCCCAAGCTTCAGGCCGATCCGGTCGTGACCGCGATGATCTGCGATCCGCTGACCTTGATGGTGGTATCCTCGGGCACGCTCGATACCCACGCGGTCGAGGACATCATCGACAGTTCGATCAAGACCCAGCTGCACGAAATGGACGAGCCGCAGCACATGATCCAGTCGCTCGCCGATGCGCTGCCCGCGCTGGGGATCGTGGCGGCGGTGCTCGGGATCATCAAGACCATGGGTGCGATCAACGAGCCGCCCGAAATCCTCGGCAAGATGATCGGTTCCGCGCTGGTGGGGACATTTCTGGGGGTGCTGCTGGCCTATGGCTTTGCCGGGCCGCTCGGCGCACGGCTGAAGCAGATCAACGTGCACGATCAGCAGATCTTCCACTCGATCAAGCAGGTTATTGTCGCCAGCTTGCACGGCTATCCGCAACCGCTGGTGCTGGAAGCGGCGCGTTCCGGCCTGCCGCCGGCGCACCGCCCCAAGCTGACCGACCTGCTCGACATGATGCGGGGCCGCTGA
- a CDS encoding flagellin N-terminal helical domain-containing protein — MGFVTNSAGSFFNRSLAQMADLRAGIERTRAQIATGRKLERGSDDPAAAAQLRSIARREALARVEGDNAARLGQDLAAGASEIEAVTALLQRARELAVQAASTPTGPDGRQAIAFELEQLGQELFSRANAVSLTGEPLFAGQSTGAAFTRDAAGNVTYVGTPESGAVPVAPGTAIERGLPGSSVFEFDLNGTPSSAFAVLGTLTTALQGGAPDPVAAANAALEGIDAALDTTNRAVTILGTRMAWTEQVEAQQGERMIVLAERRSRVGDTDIADAIARLQQSLTALEASQSAFARVSSLTLFDALR, encoded by the coding sequence ATGGGTTTCGTCACCAATTCCGCCGGTTCCTTCTTCAACCGCTCGCTCGCCCAGATGGCTGACCTGCGCGCCGGGATCGAGCGCACGCGCGCGCAGATCGCCACCGGGCGCAAGCTGGAGCGCGGCTCGGATGATCCCGCCGCCGCCGCGCAGCTGCGCAGCATCGCCCGGCGCGAGGCGCTGGCGCGGGTCGAGGGCGATAATGCCGCGCGGCTCGGACAGGATCTGGCCGCCGGCGCGAGCGAGATCGAGGCGGTTACCGCGCTGCTCCAGCGGGCGCGCGAACTGGCGGTGCAGGCCGCGAGCACCCCCACCGGCCCCGACGGGCGGCAGGCGATCGCCTTCGAGCTCGAGCAGCTCGGGCAGGAATTGTTCAGCCGCGCCAACGCCGTCTCGCTCACCGGAGAGCCGCTGTTCGCCGGGCAATCGACCGGCGCGGCCTTCACCCGCGATGCGGCCGGCAACGTCACCTATGTCGGCACGCCGGAAAGCGGCGCGGTGCCGGTTGCGCCGGGCACCGCCATCGAGCGCGGGCTGCCGGGCAGTTCGGTGTTCGAATTCGACCTCAATGGCACCCCGTCGAGCGCCTTTGCGGTGCTCGGCACCCTGACCACGGCCTTGCAGGGCGGTGCGCCCGATCCGGTTGCGGCGGCCAATGCCGCGCTGGAAGGGATCGACGCCGCGCTCGACACCACCAACCGCGCCGTCACCATCCTCGGCACCCGCATGGCCTGGACCGAGCAGGTCGAAGCGCAGCAGGGCGAACGCATGATCGTGCTCGCCGAACGCCGCAGCCGGGTGGGCGATACCGACATCGCCGACGCTATCGCCCGCCTCCAGCAATCGCTGACGGCGCTTGAGGCGAGCCAGTCGGCCTTTGCCCGCGTCAGCTCGCTGACCCTGTTCGACGCGCTGCGCTGA
- the flgK gene encoding flagellar hook-associated protein FlgK, with the protein MPTAIFTIGRSGLSASRRSLELTAQNIANASNPDYSRRVLTQGELVMTGSIGTNSVDSLGGVKPGTIERAESALVQRQARDSASALAAAEAEFFALREAESALETSGVFTGIVDFEAALTRLQNNPTEPALRLSAVEAGRKMAGNFRIANGTLANARGLVQAEASAEALTVSERAAELAKINADLVSAREGTAGRAALLDARDKALRGLAEEFAITPTINANGTADVTLTGVPPVALVTGASAQNVSVTFAADGTASFSVGGTPFVPGGGAMAGRASALAEMADLQTSLDALASSAISLANTAQANGVGLDGNPGQPLFGGTGAGDINVVLASADGLATAPAGAPAGSRDVANLAALIASYAGPSGPATGADSLLLGLSSRVSALETRAEGLSVVAASAEAELLRETGVDLDDEAANLVRLQQAFEANGRVIQVAAELFDTILGLR; encoded by the coding sequence ATGCCAACCGCGATTTTCACCATTGGCCGCTCGGGCCTCAGCGCGTCGCGCCGCAGCCTTGAGCTGACGGCGCAGAACATCGCCAATGCCTCCAACCCCGATTATTCGCGCCGGGTGCTGACCCAGGGCGAGCTGGTGATGACCGGTTCGATCGGCACCAACTCTGTCGATTCACTGGGCGGGGTGAAGCCGGGCACCATCGAGCGCGCGGAGAGCGCGCTGGTGCAGCGGCAGGCGCGCGATTCCGCCTCGGCGCTGGCAGCAGCGGAGGCCGAATTCTTCGCCTTGCGCGAGGCCGAAAGCGCGCTCGAAACCTCAGGCGTCTTCACCGGGATCGTTGATTTCGAAGCCGCACTGACCCGGCTCCAGAACAACCCGACCGAACCTGCACTCAGGCTTTCGGCGGTCGAGGCGGGGCGCAAGATGGCGGGCAATTTCCGCATCGCCAACGGCACGCTCGCCAATGCCCGGGGTCTGGTGCAGGCCGAAGCCAGCGCCGAGGCGCTGACTGTGAGCGAACGCGCCGCCGAACTTGCCAAGATCAACGCCGATCTCGTCAGCGCGCGCGAAGGCACTGCCGGGCGCGCGGCGCTGCTCGATGCGCGCGACAAGGCGCTGCGCGGGCTGGCCGAGGAATTCGCGATCACGCCCACGATCAACGCCAACGGCACCGCAGACGTGACGCTGACAGGCGTGCCCCCGGTTGCGCTGGTGACCGGGGCGAGCGCGCAGAATGTCAGCGTGACCTTTGCGGCCGATGGCACCGCCAGCTTCAGCGTCGGTGGCACGCCCTTCGTGCCCGGTGGCGGGGCGATGGCGGGGCGGGCGAGCGCGCTTGCGGAAATGGCCGATCTGCAAACCAGCCTCGATGCGCTCGCTTCCTCGGCGATCAGCCTTGCCAACACCGCGCAGGCGAACGGCGTGGGTCTTGACGGCAATCCCGGCCAGCCGCTGTTCGGCGGCACGGGCGCAGGCGACATCAATGTCGTGCTGGCATCGGCCGATGGTCTTGCGACCGCCCCCGCGGGCGCGCCTGCGGGCAGCCGCGACGTGGCCAATCTTGCCGCGCTGATCGCCAGCTATGCCGGGCCGAGCGGGCCTGCGACCGGGGCTGACAGCCTGTTGCTGGGCCTTTCCAGCCGTGTCTCCGCGCTCGAAACGCGCGCCGAGGGGCTCAGTGTCGTTGCCGCCAGCGCCGAGGCGGAGCTGCTCCGGGAAACCGGGGTCGATCTGGACGATGAGGCCGCCAACCTGGTGCGCCTCCAGCAAGCCTTCGAAGCCAACGGCCGGGTGATCCAGGTCGCCGCAGAGCTGTTCGATACCATCCTCGGCCTCAGGTAA
- a CDS encoding flagellar basal body P-ring protein FlgI, giving the protein MRILLPILYLLIAVIAGQVPVPAAAERIRDLGQFEGLRANQLTGYGVVVGLQGTGDNNLEYVTEAMRGVSGRLGLQLPPGVSPILRNAAAVIVTAELPPFAKPGQRIDITVSTLGQALSLRGGALILTPLYGADGQIYAMAQGNVAVGGLGVTGRDGSQVSVNVATVGRIADGATVERAVATGFDLAPTLRFNLHKADFLTAARVRDAVNARYPGIATIGDGVSIELALPQGNDVRSGMMADIEMLAVSPAPVAAKVIVNSRTGTVVINDAVRLAPAAVSHGKLVIRIDENPAIVQPAPFSDGQTAQEESTDITVEERSDRVAYMPGAASLTDIVDALNLLGVGASDLVVILESLKQAGSLQAEMVVL; this is encoded by the coding sequence ATGCGTATTCTGCTGCCGATCCTCTATCTGCTGATCGCCGTCATCGCCGGGCAAGTCCCGGTGCCCGCCGCTGCCGAGCGCATCCGCGATCTCGGCCAGTTCGAAGGCCTGCGCGCCAACCAACTGACCGGCTATGGCGTGGTTGTCGGCCTGCAAGGGACGGGCGACAACAACCTCGAATATGTCACCGAGGCGATGCGCGGGGTTTCCGGGCGGCTCGGGCTGCAATTGCCCCCGGGCGTCTCGCCGATTTTGCGCAACGCTGCCGCGGTGATCGTGACAGCGGAGCTGCCGCCCTTTGCCAAGCCGGGGCAGCGGATCGATATTACCGTCTCGACGCTGGGTCAGGCGCTGTCCTTGCGGGGCGGGGCGCTGATCCTGACGCCGCTCTATGGCGCGGACGGGCAAATCTATGCGATGGCGCAGGGCAATGTCGCGGTCGGCGGGCTTGGGGTGACGGGGCGTGATGGCTCGCAGGTCAGCGTCAATGTCGCGACCGTGGGCCGGATTGCCGACGGGGCGACGGTGGAGCGTGCCGTGGCGACCGGCTTCGACCTTGCCCCGACCTTGCGCTTCAATCTCCACAAGGCCGATTTCCTCACCGCCGCCCGTGTCCGCGATGCGGTCAATGCCCGCTATCCCGGCATCGCCACGATCGGCGACGGGGTCAGCATCGAACTCGCGCTGCCGCAGGGCAATGATGTGCGGTCAGGGATGATGGCCGATATCGAGATGCTCGCCGTCAGCCCCGCGCCGGTCGCGGCCAAGGTGATCGTCAACAGCCGCACCGGCACGGTCGTCATCAATGATGCGGTGCGCCTTGCGCCAGCCGCCGTCAGCCACGGCAAGTTGGTGATCCGGATCGACGAGAACCCTGCCATCGTCCAGCCCGCGCCCTTCAGCGATGGCCAGACGGCGCAGGAGGAATCGACCGACATCACCGTCGAGGAACGATCCGACCGGGTTGCCTATATGCCAGGCGCCGCCTCGCTGACCGATATCGTCGATGCGCTCAACCTGCTGGGCGTGGGCGCGTCGGATCTGGTGGTGATCCTTGAAAGCCTGAAGCAGGCCGGCAGCCTGCAAGCCGAAATGGTGGTGCTGTGA
- a CDS encoding flagellar basal body L-ring protein FlgH yields the protein MTGRIIILAPALLLAACGGLGGKGPQAGFTAPPPPGAAMVAPGTSQPLAVAAPQPMVPATSAGAIFQTGSGYAPLIVGTRARQLGDMVTIILTEATTTSKSTTGRTAREGSFGITPPAAGPLDFLNPEALKAAAEGSFTGGGNAAQQSRLNGAVAVTIAAIYPNGTAEVVGEKQMMFSQGDEWVQFAGRIRLIDIDSDNRLASSQVANARIIYSGKGAVQQASRPGWLSRFFNMISPF from the coding sequence ATGACGGGTCGCATCATCATCCTTGCCCCGGCGCTGCTGCTGGCCGCGTGCGGCGGGCTGGGGGGCAAGGGGCCGCAGGCGGGCTTCACTGCGCCGCCGCCACCGGGCGCCGCGATGGTCGCGCCCGGCACCAGCCAGCCGCTCGCCGTCGCCGCGCCGCAGCCGATGGTGCCTGCCACCAGCGCGGGCGCGATCTTCCAGACGGGCTCGGGCTATGCCCCGCTGATCGTCGGCACCCGCGCCCGCCAATTGGGCGACATGGTGACGATCATCCTCACCGAAGCGACCACCACCTCCAAGTCCACCACCGGACGCACGGCGCGCGAAGGCAGCTTCGGGATTACGCCCCCTGCCGCAGGGCCGCTCGATTTCCTCAACCCCGAAGCCCTTAAAGCTGCGGCCGAAGGGTCGTTCACGGGCGGAGGGAACGCCGCGCAGCAGAGCCGCCTCAACGGCGCGGTCGCGGTCACGATTGCCGCGATCTACCCCAACGGCACCGCCGAAGTGGTCGGAGAAAAGCAGATGATGTTCAGCCAGGGTGACGAATGGGTGCAATTCGCCGGCCGCATCCGGCTGATCGACATCGACAGCGACAACCGCCTTGCGAGCTCGCAGGTCGCCAATGCCCGGATCATCTATTCGGGCAAGGGCGCGGTGCAGCAGGCGAGCCGCCCCGGCTGGCTCTCCCGCTTCTTCAACATGATCTCGCCGTTCTGA
- the flgG gene encoding flagellar basal-body rod protein FlgG: MPTSALHVARTGLEAQDARMRVIANNLANIGTTGFKRDRVDFATLAYQEQRVAGQASTGQTAFAVGLNLGTGVQVQGTSRISTNGTLNRTDNPFDLALDGDGFFQVELPPGGQIGFTRAGNFALANDGTLITAQGYALQPPVQIPAGAQSISVAPDGTISALTPGNTEPTLLGQLTVASFVNPAGLRAIGDNFLVETAASGPAELGFAGENGRGQIRQGMLEASNVNVVEELVEMIEAQRAYEINSKMVSAVDEMLRNANQTL, encoded by the coding sequence ATGCCCACTTCTGCCCTTCACGTCGCCCGCACCGGGCTTGAGGCGCAGGATGCGCGGATGCGCGTCATCGCCAACAACCTCGCCAATATCGGCACCACCGGGTTCAAGCGCGACCGCGTGGACTTTGCCACGCTCGCCTATCAGGAACAGCGCGTCGCGGGGCAGGCGTCGACCGGGCAGACCGCCTTTGCGGTGGGTCTCAACCTCGGCACCGGGGTGCAGGTGCAGGGCACCTCGCGCATTTCGACCAACGGGACGCTCAACCGCACCGACAACCCCTTCGATCTGGCGCTGGATGGCGACGGGTTCTTTCAGGTGGAACTGCCGCCGGGCGGGCAGATCGGCTTCACCCGCGCAGGCAACTTCGCGCTGGCGAATGATGGCACGCTGATCACCGCGCAGGGCTATGCCTTGCAGCCGCCGGTGCAGATTCCGGCCGGGGCGCAGTCGATCAGCGTTGCCCCCGATGGAACGATCAGCGCGCTCACCCCCGGCAATACCGAGCCGACGCTGCTCGGCCAGCTGACCGTGGCGAGCTTCGTCAATCCGGCAGGGCTCCGGGCGATCGGCGACAACTTCCTGGTCGAGACCGCCGCCTCCGGCCCCGCCGAACTCGGCTTTGCGGGCGAGAACGGGCGCGGGCAGATCCGGCAGGGGATGCTGGAGGCCAGCAACGTCAACGTGGTCGAGGAGCTGGTCGAGATGATCGAGGCCCAGCGCGCCTACGAGATCAATTCCAAGATGGTGAGCGCGGTCGACGAGATGCTGCGCAACGCCAACCAGACCTTGTGA
- a CDS encoding flagellar basal body rod protein FlgF, which produces MDRLIYTAMTAMNAAMDRQRVTANNLANASTPGFRQEIFAVTPATLKDGSLEARAQARGNVRGADMKAARVVPTGNPLDVALEGNALIAFQSPDRQGEIYSRRGDLRVAASGVLENGEGLAVLGEGGTPITVPPGFSISLAADGTILASDPAAPNAAAEAIDRIRLVNPEGSPLAKGIDSFLKVPGGGVLPPDPTARLKPGALEMSNVETADTLVQMIEAQRAFEQRAKIIATAGTLDEASAGLMALR; this is translated from the coding sequence ATGGATCGGCTGATCTACACCGCCATGACCGCGATGAACGCGGCGATGGACCGGCAGCGGGTGACGGCGAACAATCTCGCCAACGCCTCGACGCCGGGCTTTCGTCAGGAAATCTTCGCGGTCACCCCGGCAACCCTCAAGGACGGCTCGCTCGAAGCGCGAGCCCAGGCGCGCGGCAATGTGCGCGGCGCGGACATGAAGGCCGCGCGCGTCGTGCCGACCGGCAATCCGCTCGATGTGGCGCTGGAGGGCAATGCGCTGATCGCGTTCCAGTCCCCCGACCGTCAGGGCGAGATCTATTCCCGGCGCGGCGACCTGCGCGTGGCGGCCTCGGGCGTGCTGGAAAACGGCGAGGGGCTGGCGGTGCTGGGCGAGGGCGGCACGCCGATCACCGTGCCGCCGGGCTTCAGCATCAGCCTTGCCGCCGATGGCACGATCCTCGCCAGCGATCCGGCTGCACCCAATGCCGCGGCCGAAGCGATCGACCGCATCCGGCTGGTGAACCCCGAAGGCAGCCCGCTTGCGAAGGGGATCGACAGCTTTCTCAAGGTGCCGGGTGGCGGCGTGCTGCCCCCCGATCCGACTGCGCGGCTGAAGCCCGGCGCGCTCGAAATGTCCAATGTCGAGACCGCCGACACCCTCGTCCAGATGATCGAGGCGCAGCGCGCCTTCGAACAGCGCGCCAAGATCATCGCCACCGCCGGAACGCTCGATGAAGCCTCCGCCGGGCTGATGGCGCTTCGTTAA
- a CDS encoding flagellar hook-basal body complex protein — MSFFTSLSGLKNAETDLRVIANNIANAETVGFKKSSAQFADLVATGSATDPRRSPGIGATIAGITQDFVLGPLEQTGRALDLAIDGDGFFALANPFSGDVSYSRNGNFRLTAAGELEDSWGNRLQAYPVDAAGNPTSAVPADVDVPITNAAGSTLANVTINVRGIVIAAYADGSTQPVGQVALATFPAPNGLRSIGQTKWQATGESGAAVLGNPGIGTYGEMISGALERSNVDLAEEMVALLTAQRNFQANARAIDTATQISTTVINLRQQ, encoded by the coding sequence ATGTCGTTCTTCACCTCGCTGTCCGGCCTCAAGAATGCCGAGACCGATCTGCGCGTCATTGCCAACAACATCGCCAACGCCGAAACCGTGGGCTTCAAGAAAAGCTCGGCCCAGTTTGCCGATCTGGTCGCCACCGGTTCGGCCACCGATCCGCGCCGCAGCCCGGGCATCGGCGCGACGATTGCCGGGATCACGCAGGATTTCGTGCTCGGCCCGCTCGAACAGACCGGCCGCGCGCTTGACCTTGCGATTGACGGCGACGGCTTCTTCGCGCTCGCCAACCCCTTTTCGGGCGATGTGAGCTACAGCCGCAACGGCAACTTCCGCCTGACCGCGGCGGGCGAGCTGGAGGACAGCTGGGGTAACCGGCTTCAGGCCTATCCGGTCGATGCCGCGGGCAATCCGACGTCTGCGGTGCCCGCCGATGTCGATGTGCCGATCACCAATGCGGCAGGATCGACGCTGGCCAACGTCACCATCAACGTGCGCGGGATCGTGATTGCCGCCTATGCCGATGGTTCGACCCAACCGGTCGGGCAGGTCGCGCTGGCGACTTTCCCTGCCCCCAACGGCCTGCGCTCGATCGGCCAGACCAAGTGGCAGGCGACCGGCGAAAGCGGCGCAGCGGTGCTCGGCAACCCCGGCATCGGCACCTATGGCGAGATGATCAGCGGCGCACTGGAACGCTCGAACGTCGATCTGGCCGAGGAAATGGTCGCGCTCCTCACCGCGCAGCGCAATTTCCAGGCCAATGCGCGGGCGATCGACACCGCGACGCAGATTTCGACCACCGTCATCAACCTGCGCCAGCAGTAA
- a CDS encoding flagellar hook capping FlgD N-terminal domain-containing protein codes for MTTTSTTTTVNAAAQSTLDRLNTPSRLSNGMQSLGQADFLKLLTTQLTLQDPLEPTDNKDMLAQMAQFSALAATTESGATLEDISAKLDRLIAAQEATARAVTSPQS; via the coding sequence ATGACCACCACAAGCACGACCACCACCGTGAACGCCGCCGCGCAATCCACGCTCGACCGGCTCAACACCCCCTCGCGCCTCTCGAACGGGATGCAGTCGCTCGGGCAGGCCGATTTCCTCAAGCTGCTGACCACCCAGCTGACCTTGCAAGACCCGCTCGAGCCGACCGACAACAAGGATATGCTCGCCCAGATGGCGCAGTTTTCCGCGCTCGCGGCCACCACCGAAAGCGGTGCGACGCTGGAGGACATCTCGGCCAAGCTCGACCGGCTGATTGCCGCGCAGGAGGCCACCGCCCGCGCTGTCACCTCGCCGCAATCCTGA
- the flgC gene encoding flagellar basal body rod protein FlgC, producing MPERTPMTLFSMTTRAMSAQMVRMNTATSNLANAGSVSSTEEGAYRPIRAVFSVELDKASGLAGVTVGSLVRADTAPTKRYDPSHPLADKDGNVFEAPVDETAEMVEIMESARQYQNMVQALQTAKQLMLETLRSQ from the coding sequence ATGCCCGAACGCACCCCCATGACCCTGTTCTCCATGACCACCCGCGCCATGAGCGCGCAGATGGTGCGGATGAACACCGCGACCTCGAACCTTGCCAATGCGGGTTCCGTCTCTTCGACCGAAGAGGGCGCTTATCGCCCGATCCGCGCGGTCTTTTCGGTCGAGCTCGACAAGGCCTCGGGCCTTGCGGGCGTGACCGTGGGCAGCCTGGTGCGCGCCGATACCGCGCCGACCAAGCGCTATGATCCCAGCCACCCGCTCGCCGACAAGGACGGCAACGTCTTCGAAGCCCCGGTCGATGAGACCGCCGAGATGGTCGAGATCATGGAAAGCGCGCGCCAGTACCAGAACATGGTTCAGGCGCTCCAGACCGCCAAGCAGCTGATGCTCGAAACCCTGAGGAGCCAGTGA
- the flgB gene encoding flagellar basal body rod protein FlgB: MNERLFGIHGAALTLRSERMGVIASNIANAATPGYKARDIDFNAALDARLANARGNIALGGSDAKLLFRSPTMPSLDGNTVELAREQVAFAENAVAYSATLSFVQGKVNTITRALKGE, encoded by the coding sequence GTGAACGAGCGACTTTTCGGTATCCACGGCGCCGCGCTCACCCTGCGATCCGAACGCATGGGAGTGATTGCGTCCAACATCGCCAACGCCGCCACCCCCGGTTACAAGGCGCGCGATATCGACTTCAACGCCGCGCTTGACGCCCGGCTCGCCAATGCACGCGGCAACATCGCGCTTGGCGGCAGCGATGCGAAGCTCTTGTTCCGCAGCCCGACCATGCCCTCGCTCGATGGCAACACGGTCGAACTCGCGCGCGAACAGGTCGCCTTTGCCGAAAATGCGGTCGCCTATTCGGCCACGCTCAGCTTCGTGCAGGGCAAGGTCAACACCATCACCCGCGCGCTGAAGGGCGAATAA